From one Humulus lupulus chromosome 8, drHumLupu1.1, whole genome shotgun sequence genomic stretch:
- the LOC133798686 gene encoding sigma factor binding protein 1, chloroplastic-like, with protein MKTQKDLEKKRRKGVKVVYISSPMKVKTSASEFRALVQELTGINSDAERFMEINGVGSNSSSPSHSHDRLHHQQPDQRLRVKTEDHLSYVSMVNTSDLFDFPATISSDYLSLLPSQTFGNDQYF; from the coding sequence ATGAAAACCCAGAAAGATttggagaagaagagaagaaaaggagTGAAGGTGGTGTACATATCGAGTCCTATGAAGGTCAAAACAAGTGCGTCGGAGTTTAGAGCTTTGGTGCAAGAACTTACCGGAATAAACTCCGACGCTGAGCGTTTCATGGAGATTAATGGAGTCGGATCAAATAGCTCATCACCCTCCCATTCTCATGATCGTCTTCATCATCAGCAACCAGATCAACGACTGAGGGTGAAGACTGAGGATCACTTGTCTTATGTTTCAATGGTCAACACATCTGACCTCTTCGACTTTCCTGCCACTATCTCGTCCGACTACTTGTCCTTACTTCCGTCACAGACATTTGGGAATGATCAGTATTTTTAG